A DNA window from Aggregicoccus sp. 17bor-14 contains the following coding sequences:
- a CDS encoding formylglycine-generating enzyme family protein: MKRGYGGKAAASVLGVFLTLGTSTPFASGLQTDAAKVGPGVLRPLYPSSPDEAEVAVQAFLLDRTPVTNAQYLAFVRSNPRWQKGQVPRLFVDENYLALWASPTKLGPRAAPNAPVVHVSWFAAKAYCEARGARLPTENEWELAAAASETQPDASRDPAFLARILAWYSRPTPERLPEVAQGRANYWGVQDLHGLVWEWVLDFGNALVSGDSRESGDPDTMRFCGAGALSAKDREDYASFMRLAFRSSLQPAYTTANLGFRCARSPGGVP; encoded by the coding sequence ATGAAGCGCGGGTACGGCGGGAAGGCAGCAGCGTCCGTTCTCGGGGTGTTCCTCACGCTGGGCACCTCCACCCCCTTCGCGTCCGGCCTCCAGACGGACGCGGCCAAGGTGGGACCGGGGGTGCTGCGCCCGCTGTACCCGTCCTCTCCTGACGAGGCGGAGGTGGCCGTGCAGGCCTTCCTGCTCGACCGCACGCCCGTCACCAACGCGCAGTACCTGGCCTTCGTGCGCAGCAATCCCCGCTGGCAGAAGGGCCAGGTGCCGCGCCTCTTCGTGGACGAGAACTACCTGGCCCTGTGGGCCTCGCCCACGAAGCTCGGGCCCCGCGCGGCGCCCAACGCACCGGTGGTGCACGTGAGCTGGTTCGCGGCGAAGGCCTACTGCGAGGCCCGCGGCGCGCGCCTGCCCACGGAGAACGAGTGGGAGCTCGCGGCGGCCGCGAGCGAGACGCAGCCGGACGCGAGCCGCGACCCGGCCTTCCTCGCGCGCATCCTCGCCTGGTACAGCCGGCCCACGCCGGAGCGGCTGCCGGAGGTGGCGCAGGGCCGGGCGAACTACTGGGGCGTGCAGGACCTGCACGGGCTGGTGTGGGAGTGGGTGCTGGACTTCGGCAACGCGCTGGTGAGCGGCGACAGCCGCGAGAGCGGGGACCCGGACACGATGCGCTTCTGCGGCGCGGGCGCGCTGAGCGCGAAGGACCGCGAGGACTACGCGAGCTTCATGCGGCTCGCGTTCCGCTCCTCGCTGCAGCCCGCCTACACGACGGCGAACCTGGGCTTCCGCTGCGCCCGCTCGCCCGGAGGTGTGCCGTGA
- a CDS encoding SCO family protein, giving the protein MKTALLALLVSLSSLASPPPGPSHETLPAAAPATESGSLYQLQARLEGSDGKVLALDAFRGQPVLISLFYGRCPAACPMLIAQLKRIEKALSPEARAQTHVVLVSLDPQQDTREILAGLTKAHRLDASRWHLVRTDEGKVQELAAVLGVRYRKLASGMINHSTVVTLLDRGGNPVARVDGLNQPLEDIVAATEAVAKQPVKSARR; this is encoded by the coding sequence GTGAAGACTGCGCTGCTGGCCCTGCTGGTTTCCCTCTCTTCTCTGGCGAGCCCTCCCCCGGGCCCTTCGCACGAGACGCTGCCGGCCGCGGCGCCGGCGACGGAGAGCGGCTCGCTCTACCAGCTGCAGGCGCGGCTGGAGGGGAGTGACGGAAAGGTGCTCGCGCTGGACGCGTTTCGCGGTCAGCCGGTGCTGATCAGCCTCTTCTACGGGCGCTGCCCCGCGGCGTGCCCGATGCTCATCGCGCAGCTCAAGCGCATCGAGAAGGCCCTGAGCCCGGAGGCCCGCGCGCAGACGCACGTGGTGCTGGTGAGCCTGGACCCGCAGCAGGACACGCGGGAGATCCTCGCGGGCCTCACGAAGGCTCATCGCCTGGACGCGAGCCGCTGGCACCTGGTGCGCACGGACGAGGGCAAGGTGCAGGAGCTCGCGGCGGTGCTGGGCGTGCGCTACCGCAAGCTCGCGAGCGGGATGATCAACCACTCTACTGTGGTGACGCTGCTGGACCGCGGCGGGAATCCCGTGGCCCGCGTGGACGGGCTCAACCAGCCGCTCGAGGACATCGTCGCGGCGACCGAGGCCGTGGCGAAGCAGCCCGTGAAGTCCGCGCGCCGCTGA